One segment of Thermosynechococcus sp. HN-54 DNA contains the following:
- a CDS encoding Fur family transcriptional regulator, whose translation MPPRRTRSQVIILDALRASGRSLSAQELFLELRQRQTPLGLATVYRTLDHLRINGEVQARPLPSGELVYSLVQQDQHYLTCLQCGTSVTIDHCPVQHLETELRQSHHFEIFYHTLEFFGLCAKCQVMAQR comes from the coding sequence ATGCCGCCGCGACGCACCCGTAGCCAAGTCATTATTCTCGATGCCCTTAGAGCCAGTGGCCGATCGCTCTCGGCACAAGAGCTTTTTTTAGAACTGCGGCAACGGCAAACGCCCCTAGGTCTGGCAACAGTTTATCGCACCCTAGATCATCTACGCATCAATGGTGAGGTGCAAGCCCGCCCCTTGCCGAGCGGCGAACTGGTCTATAGCTTGGTGCAGCAAGATCAGCACTATCTCACCTGTTTGCAGTGTGGCACGTCAGTGACCATTGATCACTGTCCAGTACAGCATTTAGAAACTGAGCTACGGCAGTCCCATCACTTTGAGATTTTCTACCATACCCTTGAGTTTTTTGGCCTCTGTGCTAAGTGCCAAGTGATGGCGCAGCGCTGA
- a CDS encoding E3 ubiquitin ligase family protein, with protein MGLFAHLCLTSSAFLFALEGYYRLKLKGMKVANPSSIRELQQCQQQVAQEIGSGSWREYVQVVGQVTTSQPLLSEVKRIPCVYYKTIISREYEKDGRDRRNRRECQSEVIGRHEQSTLFVLQDHQGEIEVNPLGAEIEAMQVLDELRPADKPHSFAFSLGFLSLNWRFGSTTTLGYRYQEWVLPLGQPVSVVGMVSDQGGVLRLQKPQNRGQKFIISLSVEDQLSQEYKRQKRKMTYASLSAALCGVCGLVFALF; from the coding sequence ATGGGGCTTTTTGCTCACCTTTGCTTAACGAGTTCGGCCTTTCTCTTTGCCCTTGAGGGCTATTATCGGCTGAAGTTAAAGGGAATGAAGGTGGCCAACCCTAGCTCTATTCGTGAGTTACAGCAATGCCAGCAACAGGTGGCTCAGGAAATCGGTAGCGGCAGTTGGCGCGAGTACGTGCAGGTGGTTGGCCAAGTCACCACATCTCAACCCTTGCTCTCGGAAGTGAAGCGCATTCCCTGTGTCTATTACAAAACGATTATCAGCCGCGAGTATGAAAAAGATGGGAGAGATCGCCGCAATCGTCGAGAATGCCAGTCGGAAGTCATTGGCCGCCATGAGCAATCAACCCTATTTGTTCTGCAAGATCATCAGGGGGAAATTGAGGTGAACCCCCTCGGTGCTGAGATTGAAGCAATGCAGGTCTTAGACGAACTGCGACCAGCGGATAAACCCCATTCCTTTGCCTTCTCCTTGGGGTTTCTGTCATTGAATTGGCGCTTTGGTAGCACGACGACGCTGGGTTATCGCTATCAGGAGTGGGTGCTGCCCTTGGGGCAACCTGTTTCGGTGGTGGGCATGGTCTCGGATCAGGGGGGTGTTCTCCGCCTGCAAAAGCCACAAAACCGAGGACAAAAATTTATTATTTCCCTGAGTGTTGAAGATCAGCTTAGCCAAGAGTACAAGCGGCAAAAACGGAAAATGACCTATGCTTCCCTGAGTGCCGCCCTCTGTGGTGTCTGTGGTTTAGTCTTTGCCTTGTTTTAG
- a CDS encoding folylpolyglutamate synthase/dihydrofolate synthase family protein encodes MAQWSSRTPLIRFNQAVSDPLTAALSPYARFGVRLGLEPIQALLSVLGSPQLQVPLIHVAGTNGKGSVCAYLDSVLRAAGYRTGRYTSPHLLSWCERICVQGEPIAPETFLALIQKIESVLPQLAYPPSQFEVVTAAAWLYFAQQQVEVAVIEVGLGGRLDATNVCQPPLVSVITSIGWDHWQRLGNTLGAIAGEKAGILKPGVPAVIGPVPAEAKGVIAQRLEALACPAIWPEPAQWSADRSGWATWGGIEYPLPLAGEMQLTNSAIAIATLQQLQSQGWQISREAIQQGMAQTRWPGRLQWLQWQGRKLLIDGAHNAPAAAYLRQYVDQLGWTEVTWVVGMLANKDHEGILKHLLRGGDRLWLVPVPDHASADLEELKALAYTCCPELGECRFFKDVTEALDRAGDRCVVCGSLYLIARVLGAIASKDSQATRL; translated from the coding sequence ATGGCGCAATGGTCGTCGCGAACCCCGCTAATCCGCTTCAATCAGGCTGTGAGTGATCCGCTGACGGCGGCGCTAAGTCCCTATGCCCGCTTTGGGGTGCGCCTTGGGCTTGAACCCATTCAAGCGCTGCTGAGTGTTTTGGGATCTCCCCAGTTACAGGTGCCCTTGATCCACGTTGCGGGGACCAATGGCAAAGGCTCGGTGTGTGCCTACTTGGATAGTGTTTTGCGGGCGGCGGGCTATCGAACGGGGCGTTATACGTCGCCCCATCTGTTGAGTTGGTGTGAGCGCATCTGTGTGCAGGGCGAACCCATTGCTCCTGAAACGTTCTTGGCGCTGATCCAGAAAATTGAGTCGGTCTTGCCACAGCTTGCCTATCCTCCCAGTCAGTTTGAGGTGGTGACGGCGGCAGCATGGCTGTATTTTGCCCAGCAGCAGGTGGAGGTGGCGGTAATCGAAGTGGGCTTAGGCGGACGCTTGGATGCCACGAATGTGTGTCAGCCCCCTTTGGTGAGTGTGATTACCTCTATTGGTTGGGATCATTGGCAGCGGTTGGGCAATACCTTGGGGGCGATCGCGGGCGAAAAAGCGGGTATTCTCAAGCCGGGAGTGCCAGCCGTCATTGGCCCTGTTCCCGCGGAGGCAAAGGGAGTGATTGCCCAGCGTCTAGAAGCCTTGGCGTGCCCAGCGATCTGGCCAGAACCGGCACAGTGGTCTGCTGATCGGTCTGGGTGGGCGACTTGGGGTGGCATCGAGTACCCCTTGCCTTTGGCGGGAGAGATGCAGTTAACCAATTCAGCGATCGCGATCGCCACGCTACAACAGTTACAATCTCAAGGCTGGCAGATTTCCCGAGAAGCGATTCAACAGGGAATGGCACAAACCCGCTGGCCGGGACGACTGCAATGGTTACAGTGGCAAGGGCGCAAACTGCTCATTGATGGTGCCCACAATGCTCCTGCGGCCGCCTACCTACGGCAATACGTGGATCAACTGGGCTGGACAGAGGTGACTTGGGTAGTGGGGATGCTAGCCAATAAGGATCATGAAGGGATTCTCAAACATCTCCTGCGAGGGGGCGATCGCCTGTGGTTGGTGCCTGTACCGGATCACGCTAGCGCTGACTTAGAGGAATTGAAGGCACTTGCCTACACCTGTTGCCCTGAGTTAGGGGAATGCCGCTTTTTTAAGGATGTGACTGAGGCACTCGATAGGGCGGGCGATCGCTGTGTGGTCTGTGGCTCCCTTTACTTAATTGCTCGCGTTTTGGGGGCGATTGCAAGTAAAGATTCGCAAGCAACTAGACTGTAG
- a CDS encoding bifunctional 2-polyprenyl-6-hydroxyphenol methylase/3-demethylubiquinol 3-O-methyltransferase UbiG translates to MWDTRFQGDTYFYGTEPNDFLKAHAHDFVPQGQILSLAEGEGRNAVYLAQQGYVVTAVDASQVGLAKAQRLAQERGVTITTHHCNLRDFDLGENAWDGIIAIFCHLPPELRTLVNQRIVKALKPQGLYLSETYSKKQLGMGTGGPPTLELLHDLEEMKRELTGLEWLHAIEIQRDIHEGQGHRGRGWVIQLIGRQFPSFT, encoded by the coding sequence ATGTGGGACACTCGCTTTCAAGGAGACACTTATTTCTACGGCACGGAGCCAAACGACTTCCTCAAAGCCCATGCCCATGACTTTGTACCCCAAGGGCAAATTCTCTCCCTCGCTGAAGGAGAAGGCCGCAATGCCGTCTATCTTGCTCAACAGGGCTATGTCGTCACGGCTGTGGATGCCTCCCAAGTGGGACTGGCCAAAGCCCAGCGCCTTGCTCAAGAACGGGGAGTTACCATTACTACCCATCACTGCAATCTGCGGGATTTTGACCTTGGTGAAAATGCTTGGGATGGGATTATTGCTATTTTTTGCCATCTGCCGCCAGAGCTGCGCACATTAGTCAACCAGCGCATTGTCAAAGCCCTCAAGCCCCAAGGCCTCTATCTGAGCGAAACCTACAGCAAGAAACAACTAGGGATGGGCACAGGGGGACCCCCCACCCTAGAACTGCTGCACGATTTAGAGGAAATGAAGAGAGAACTGACGGGTCTAGAGTGGCTCCACGCTATTGAAATCCAGCGGGACATCCATGAGGGTCAAGGCCATCGTGGGCGAGGCTGGGTGATCCAACTGATTGGCCGCCAGTTCCCATCTTTCACCTAA
- a CDS encoding HAMP domain-containing sensor histidine kinase, protein MLWPASEEFAALCRTQLELVVNNLGASSLAVYLSETLNDSPSWSPVAVYPEAAPPLSLPLPPTLPPPTQAAETPLSHYPQQVVSSLANQLILPLMYQNWVLGVLVAQRQHRPWLAAEQAQLQQVAQTLAIACVLDQRQQWLSHASSAQTLEQQQQRFDDLLHQLRNPVAAIRTFVKLLLKRLEPDHQGRPLAEGIAKETERLMALLEDYRQQRNDIPALTGSQPLSLVGKPLDLAETLSPLITAAKARAEMEDKTFVVEMSPQLPPIWLEERMLQEVVGNLLDNAFKYTPKGGTIGLRLTLMPAVLELTVWDTGCGIPLDVQSRLFERGYRGIQADSGIEGSGLGLAIAQDLLRPYGLSLQVTSPYAGDRGTAFTLAIPLPMKVER, encoded by the coding sequence ATGCTCTGGCCAGCCAGTGAAGAATTTGCTGCCCTCTGTCGTACACAATTAGAACTTGTTGTCAACAACTTGGGTGCCTCTTCACTGGCGGTCTATCTTAGTGAAACCCTCAATGACTCCCCCTCATGGTCTCCCGTTGCTGTCTATCCAGAGGCGGCACCCCCCCTGAGCTTACCGCTTCCCCCGACACTACCACCGCCAACACAAGCAGCAGAGACGCCTTTAAGCCATTACCCTCAACAGGTCGTCTCGTCCTTGGCCAATCAACTGATCCTGCCCCTAATGTACCAAAATTGGGTGCTGGGGGTACTGGTGGCACAGCGGCAACACCGTCCTTGGTTGGCAGCAGAGCAGGCGCAGTTGCAACAGGTGGCACAAACGCTGGCGATCGCCTGCGTCCTTGATCAACGGCAACAGTGGCTCAGCCATGCCTCCTCTGCCCAGACCCTAGAGCAACAGCAGCAACGCTTTGATGATCTGCTCCACCAACTGCGCAATCCCGTGGCCGCCATTCGCACCTTTGTCAAGCTCTTGCTCAAACGGTTGGAACCTGATCACCAGGGGCGCCCCCTCGCGGAGGGTATTGCCAAGGAAACAGAACGGCTCATGGCATTGTTGGAGGACTATCGCCAACAGCGCAATGATATTCCCGCCCTCACGGGCAGCCAGCCCCTATCCCTTGTGGGTAAACCCCTCGATCTAGCTGAAACCCTCTCCCCCTTGATCACCGCCGCCAAAGCTCGTGCGGAAATGGAGGACAAAACCTTTGTGGTCGAAATGTCACCTCAACTCCCCCCGATCTGGCTAGAGGAACGGATGCTTCAGGAAGTGGTGGGGAATCTGTTAGACAATGCCTTCAAGTACACCCCCAAAGGCGGCACAATTGGTTTACGCTTGACCCTCATGCCCGCAGTCTTAGAATTAACCGTTTGGGATACCGGCTGTGGCATTCCTCTGGACGTGCAGTCACGGCTCTTTGAACGGGGCTACCGCGGGATTCAAGCCGACAGTGGGATTGAGGGCAGTGGTCTAGGCTTGGCGATCGCTCAGGATCTGCTGCGTCCCTATGGGTTGAGTTTACAGGTCACCAGTCCCTATGCGGGCGATCGCGGTACGGCTTTTACCTTGGCGATTCCCTTACCAATGAAGGTGGAACGATGA
- a CDS encoding PepSY domain-containing protein, with translation MSALKQRLTKIISQGHQFLVLVFALPLLISATTGIAHRLGRSWFGLSKDFGRAMMTLHEGRYLGEWGVPLYVLVLGLGLLGIIATGLGLLWGRSLPAKWSARRVHHLLAAIAALPLLVSATTGIAYRLGRNWFGLSKEQAAIFLRLHQGTYWGEAGRPFYVLLVGLSVLTLLATGLSMLTILRQLPLWRPRVTPET, from the coding sequence ATGAGTGCTCTGAAACAGCGTCTTACCAAGATCATCAGTCAGGGGCATCAATTCCTTGTCCTAGTCTTTGCCCTACCCCTATTGATCTCGGCCACAACGGGAATCGCCCATCGTCTTGGGCGCAGTTGGTTTGGGCTATCTAAAGACTTTGGGCGGGCGATGATGACCCTCCATGAAGGCCGCTATCTGGGGGAATGGGGCGTACCCCTATACGTTTTAGTCCTTGGTCTGGGATTGCTGGGCATTATTGCCACGGGTCTGGGTCTATTGTGGGGGCGATCGCTCCCTGCGAAGTGGTCGGCACGGCGGGTGCATCATCTCTTGGCGGCTATTGCCGCGTTGCCCTTGCTGGTAAGCGCCACCACAGGAATTGCCTATCGCCTTGGGCGCAATTGGTTTGGCCTCTCCAAGGAACAAGCGGCAATTTTTCTGCGCCTACATCAGGGAACCTATTGGGGGGAGGCGGGGCGTCCCTTTTATGTTCTCCTGGTGGGGCTGAGTGTGCTGACACTGCTAGCTACTGGGCTTTCAATGCTGACAATCCTGCGACAGTTGCCTCTCTGGCGTCCTAGGGTGACCCCGGAGACCTAG
- the psaM gene encoding photosystem I reaction center subunit XII, whose amino-acid sequence MALTDTQVYVALVIALLPAVLAFRLSTELYK is encoded by the coding sequence ATGGCGCTGACCGATACCCAAGTTTATGTTGCCCTTGTGATTGCTCTACTGCCTGCGGTGTTGGCATTTCGGCTCTCGACGGAGTTGTACAAGTAG
- a CDS encoding MORN repeat-containing protein, whose protein sequence is MTHPHHSNPAVVHRRVTYSLLVGLGLVILEVAPVTAQIAVYEGRRVTGDVTMTLPDGSTYKGELLNGRFNGQGILTMANGNRYEGEFRNGRYYGQGVLTYADGGRYEGGFVDGIFNGKGTLQLANGQRYEGTFLNGQYHGEGVLTFPDGTRYEGQFLAGKYHGTGTLSFGDGTSYAGQFRNGLFEGQGVFTLPDGSRIVATWRNGRREPR, encoded by the coding sequence ATGACTCATCCGCATCACTCCAATCCTGCTGTTGTCCACCGCCGGGTGACCTATTCTTTGCTGGTTGGATTGGGACTTGTCATTTTAGAAGTGGCACCGGTTACTGCTCAAATTGCCGTCTATGAAGGGCGGCGGGTCACTGGGGACGTCACCATGACACTTCCCGACGGCAGCACCTACAAAGGGGAATTGCTGAATGGTCGCTTTAATGGCCAAGGGATTCTCACAATGGCCAACGGCAACCGCTACGAAGGGGAATTTCGCAATGGCCGCTACTACGGTCAGGGGGTGCTCACCTATGCTGATGGCGGACGCTACGAAGGGGGCTTTGTGGATGGCATCTTCAATGGCAAGGGCACTCTCCAACTGGCCAACGGTCAACGCTACGAGGGCACGTTTCTCAATGGTCAATACCATGGGGAGGGGGTGCTCACCTTTCCCGACGGTACCCGCTATGAGGGGCAGTTTCTGGCGGGCAAGTATCATGGAACAGGAACACTCTCCTTTGGGGATGGCACGAGCTATGCTGGACAGTTTCGCAATGGCTTATTTGAAGGACAGGGGGTCTTTACGCTGCCGGATGGCTCCCGCATTGTGGCCACATGGCGCAATGGTCGTCGCGAACCCCGCTAA
- a CDS encoding ammonium transporter yields MKLRSVLRRGLRLQHPLTRILYLPTRRTLFTFALMIGLLSATAALGQDTAASPEVPEKVQVALNTLWVIFAGVLVFFMNAGFGMLETGFCRAKNAVNLLSKNLIVFALSTISFWAIGFALMFGDGNGIVGGSGFFLLGADNSPATGDAYQGVYDSLSWAAVPLYAKFFFQLVFAGTSATIVSGAVAERIKFYAFFIFSLLLVGIAYPITGHWIWGGGWLQKLGMWDFAGSTVVHSVGGWAALIGAALLGPRLGRFLPDGSVMAIPGHNFAIATLGCLILWLGWFGFNPGSTMAADPGAIAHIVVTTNMAAAFGGVTATVVSTLYFGKPDLSMIINGILAGLVAITAPCAFVTIESATLIGIIAGIIIVFSVVTIDRLKIDDPVGAISVHLVNGIWGTLAVGLFADGPGRFYEAGAGPLKGLLWSGDFTQLGHQLVGVMAVGGFTVAFSTAVWLLLNATIGIRVSPEEEIEGLDIGEHGMEAYAGFLFREEVKGFVDLLKRMSGSGRS; encoded by the coding sequence ATGAAACTGCGTTCTGTCTTGCGACGGGGGCTTCGTCTTCAGCATCCTCTGACTCGAATTCTCTACCTGCCCACTCGCCGTACGCTATTCACCTTTGCGCTGATGATTGGCTTGCTGAGTGCGACGGCAGCATTGGGGCAAGACACCGCCGCCTCCCCAGAAGTTCCCGAAAAGGTGCAGGTGGCACTCAATACGCTCTGGGTGATTTTTGCCGGCGTGTTGGTGTTTTTCATGAATGCCGGCTTTGGCATGTTGGAGACTGGATTTTGTCGTGCCAAGAATGCGGTGAATCTGCTTTCAAAGAACTTGATTGTTTTTGCCCTCTCTACGATTTCCTTCTGGGCAATTGGTTTTGCTCTCATGTTTGGCGATGGCAACGGCATTGTTGGCGGCAGTGGCTTTTTTTTACTAGGGGCTGATAATAGCCCGGCAACAGGTGACGCCTATCAAGGCGTGTATGACTCCCTGAGTTGGGCAGCTGTTCCTCTCTATGCCAAGTTCTTTTTCCAACTGGTGTTTGCCGGAACATCCGCAACCATTGTTTCTGGTGCTGTGGCGGAGCGGATCAAGTTCTATGCCTTCTTTATTTTCAGTTTGCTCTTGGTGGGCATCGCCTATCCAATCACTGGCCACTGGATCTGGGGTGGCGGTTGGCTGCAAAAGTTGGGCATGTGGGATTTTGCCGGTTCGACAGTCGTGCACTCCGTAGGTGGATGGGCAGCGTTGATAGGAGCAGCCCTCTTGGGACCGCGGCTGGGACGTTTTTTACCGGATGGCTCAGTGATGGCGATTCCGGGGCACAATTTTGCCATTGCCACCTTGGGTTGTCTGATCCTCTGGCTGGGTTGGTTTGGCTTTAATCCGGGGTCAACGATGGCCGCAGATCCGGGGGCGATCGCCCACATTGTTGTGACCACGAATATGGCGGCAGCTTTTGGGGGCGTCACCGCAACAGTGGTTTCCACGCTTTACTTTGGTAAGCCCGACCTTTCGATGATCATCAACGGGATTCTGGCGGGACTAGTGGCCATCACAGCCCCCTGTGCCTTTGTCACCATTGAGAGTGCGACGTTAATCGGCATTATTGCCGGGATCATTATTGTCTTTTCGGTGGTGACAATTGACCGCCTGAAAATTGATGATCCAGTGGGTGCCATTTCCGTACACTTGGTCAATGGCATCTGGGGGACTTTGGCTGTGGGTCTTTTTGCCGATGGACCGGGGCGCTTTTACGAAGCTGGGGCAGGGCCTCTCAAGGGATTGCTCTGGAGTGGTGACTTTACCCAGTTGGGGCACCAATTAGTGGGGGTGATGGCGGTGGGCGGGTTTACCGTTGCCTTTAGTACCGCAGTGTGGCTACTCCTCAATGCCACCATTGGCATCCGCGTTTCGCCAGAAGAGGAAATCGAGGGATTGGATATTGGCGAGCATGGTATGGAGGCCTATGCGGGCTTCCTCTTCCGTGAGGAAGTCAAAGGATTTGTGGATCTCCTAAAGCGGATGTCCGGCAGTGGTCGCTCCTAG
- a CDS encoding DUF3120 domain-containing protein translates to MTALTSPSVFPALRLGSRLAWFLFGFAAFLVSVPVFIEAPLVRTQPWLSLALMPLLLGLSLYLQRQPRYRYWGEMLYGFSWCWGAGSLYWGWLRWEPLWHLPVEALPIPLMVWHLRQRQQLVGVFFFWGSFLGTAITDAYFYLIDVIPHWRAIMYLEGDVISVQEILGQAIAQAQTFGGQLWGVLLSLSLLLIGLLPLFQSQIRRGYTAVLPVWGFMGAVLSTLVVDGLFGLTIGLISMS, encoded by the coding sequence TTGACTGCTCTTACGTCCCCCTCGGTTTTTCCTGCGCTGCGCCTTGGCTCACGGCTGGCTTGGTTTCTCTTTGGCTTTGCTGCCTTCTTGGTGTCGGTTCCCGTCTTTATTGAGGCGCCCCTCGTGCGGACACAGCCTTGGCTGAGTTTGGCTCTGATGCCGCTGCTGCTGGGTCTCAGTCTTTACCTCCAACGCCAACCCCGCTACCGTTATTGGGGCGAGATGCTCTACGGATTTAGCTGGTGCTGGGGAGCTGGCTCTCTGTACTGGGGGTGGTTGCGCTGGGAACCCCTGTGGCATTTGCCTGTTGAGGCACTGCCAATCCCCCTGATGGTATGGCACCTACGACAGCGGCAGCAACTGGTGGGGGTGTTCTTTTTTTGGGGATCCTTTCTGGGCACTGCCATCACTGATGCCTACTTTTACCTCATTGATGTGATTCCCCATTGGCGCGCCATCATGTACCTCGAAGGGGATGTGATCTCCGTTCAGGAAATACTAGGTCAGGCGATCGCCCAAGCCCAGACCTTTGGTGGCCAACTATGGGGAGTGCTCCTCAGCCTCAGCTTACTGCTCATTGGCCTACTTCCCCTCTTTCAATCCCAGATTCGTCGTGGCTATACTGCTGTTTTGCCCGTGTGGGGATTTATGGGCGCTGTCTTGAGTACACTCGTTGTTGATGGTCTCTTTGGCCTCACTATTGGCCTAATATCAATGAGTTAA
- a CDS encoding GH116 family glycosyl hydrolase, translated as MPSDGAALKRYSGLGASSESGVIEFANCAWTRAIAQGWENPYRVRYASNLDDGPWHGMPLGGFGAGCIGRSSAGDFNLWHIDGGEHIFRTLPACQFSLFEQGAQTQAYALGSAPKDGSLSSWQWYPAGKGTYAARYPRSWFVYEGVFSAQMTCEQFSPILPHNYQETSYPVAVFLWTFRNPTDQSLTLSLMFSWQNTVGWFRNSTPSSAIEIRDDGSPVYTYTPPWRQSEGNFNELIQTESYQGWRLRRTPHPNPPQEGDGEWAALIPAGLGEFFGCSRWHPEGDGAELWQQFAVEGSLPVVNDPTPAAAGEQVAAAFAVRFSLAPRETKQIPVVLAWDFPVTEFGKGVIDYRRYTDFCDRSGTNAIPLAARGLDHYQEWQQQIRTWQEPILTHPDWPDWFKMALCNELYVLSSGGTLWSTASDRAPVGQFAVLECLDYRWYESLDVRLYGSFALLQLWPELEKSVMRAFARAIPTADPTLRIIGYFYRGDPETAYKAPRKLANAVPHDLGAPNEHPWEKTNYTAYQDCNLWKDLASDFVLLVYRDFLFTGGTDLDFARECWPAVVAALDYLKQFDRDGDGLPENGGAPDQTYDDWKLQGVSAYCGGLWLAALEAAIALGTRLQQPQVTTYRQWLQQARPRYHQLLWNGEYYRLDTGSGSDVIMADQLCGQFYAQLLGLGDIVPPDCCDRALRKIYDICFLEFHNGQLGAANGLLPNGQPENPHATHPLEVWIGINFGLAAFLWLRGMKREAWHLAEVVVRQIYENGLQFRTPEAITAKGTFRACMYLRPMAIWALALVSRGSRLN; from the coding sequence GTGCCAAGTGATGGCGCAGCGCTGAAGCGGTATTCTGGATTAGGCGCATCTTCGGAAAGTGGTGTGATTGAATTTGCCAACTGTGCCTGGACACGGGCGATCGCCCAAGGCTGGGAGAATCCCTACCGCGTTCGCTATGCCAGCAATTTAGATGATGGCCCTTGGCATGGCATGCCTCTTGGCGGCTTTGGGGCGGGTTGCATTGGCCGTTCGTCTGCTGGGGATTTTAATCTCTGGCATATTGACGGGGGAGAGCACATTTTTCGTACCCTACCGGCCTGTCAATTTAGTCTCTTTGAGCAGGGAGCGCAGACCCAAGCCTACGCCCTAGGGAGTGCACCCAAGGATGGCAGCCTCAGCAGTTGGCAATGGTATCCTGCCGGCAAAGGAACCTATGCAGCTCGCTATCCGCGCAGCTGGTTTGTTTATGAGGGGGTCTTTAGTGCCCAGATGACCTGCGAACAGTTTTCCCCGATTCTGCCCCACAATTACCAAGAAACCAGTTATCCTGTGGCGGTGTTTCTATGGACGTTCCGCAATCCCACGGATCAGTCCCTCACCCTAAGCTTGATGTTCTCGTGGCAAAATACCGTCGGTTGGTTTCGCAACAGCACACCCTCCTCGGCCATTGAAATCCGTGACGATGGTAGCCCTGTCTATACCTACACTCCCCCTTGGCGTCAAAGTGAAGGCAATTTTAATGAACTGATTCAAACGGAGTCCTATCAAGGTTGGCGACTGCGCCGTACGCCCCACCCGAACCCACCCCAAGAAGGCGATGGTGAATGGGCAGCACTGATCCCCGCCGGCCTCGGTGAATTCTTTGGTTGCAGCCGTTGGCATCCAGAGGGAGATGGTGCAGAGCTGTGGCAGCAGTTTGCTGTGGAGGGTTCCCTACCGGTCGTCAATGATCCAACCCCAGCGGCAGCGGGAGAACAGGTGGCCGCCGCCTTTGCTGTGCGCTTTTCCTTAGCACCTAGGGAAACAAAACAAATTCCCGTGGTCTTGGCGTGGGACTTCCCGGTGACTGAGTTTGGCAAGGGTGTGATCGATTACCGCCGCTACACGGATTTTTGCGATCGCAGTGGCACAAATGCTATCCCCCTTGCCGCCCGTGGCCTAGACCATTACCAAGAATGGCAACAGCAAATTCGCACTTGGCAAGAGCCAATCCTCACCCACCCCGACTGGCCCGACTGGTTCAAGATGGCACTGTGCAATGAGCTTTATGTCCTCAGTAGTGGTGGAACCCTTTGGAGTACCGCGAGCGATCGCGCCCCTGTGGGACAGTTTGCTGTTCTAGAATGCCTTGACTACCGCTGGTATGAAAGCCTCGATGTGCGGCTCTATGGCTCCTTTGCCCTGCTGCAACTGTGGCCAGAACTGGAAAAATCTGTCATGCGTGCCTTTGCGCGGGCTATTCCCACCGCTGATCCCACGTTGAGAATTATTGGCTACTTTTATCGCGGTGACCCCGAAACCGCCTACAAAGCACCTCGGAAGCTGGCCAATGCCGTGCCCCACGATCTTGGTGCGCCCAATGAGCACCCTTGGGAAAAGACCAACTACACGGCCTACCAAGACTGTAATCTCTGGAAAGACTTGGCCTCGGACTTTGTGCTCTTGGTCTATCGCGACTTTTTGTTCACTGGGGGCACGGATCTCGATTTTGCGCGCGAGTGCTGGCCGGCGGTGGTGGCAGCCTTGGACTACTTGAAACAATTTGATCGCGATGGCGATGGCCTGCCAGAAAATGGCGGTGCCCCAGATCAAACCTACGATGACTGGAAACTCCAAGGGGTGAGTGCCTACTGTGGTGGCTTGTGGTTGGCAGCCCTAGAGGCAGCGATCGCCCTCGGTACCCGCCTCCAACAACCGCAGGTGACCACCTACCGTCAGTGGCTCCAGCAAGCTCGCCCCCGCTACCATCAACTGCTGTGGAATGGCGAGTACTACCGTCTTGATACGGGCAGTGGTTCTGACGTGATCATGGCGGATCAGCTCTGTGGCCAGTTCTACGCCCAGTTGTTAGGGCTGGGGGATATTGTGCCTCCTGACTGTTGCGATCGCGCCCTACGGAAGATCTACGACATCTGTTTCCTCGAATTTCACAACGGCCAGTTGGGTGCCGCCAACGGTTTATTGCCCAACGGTCAGCCAGAAAATCCCCATGCCACCCATCCCCTCGAAGTATGGATTGGAATTAACTTTGGCTTGGCCGCCTTTTTGTGGCTGCGGGGAATGAAGCGGGAGGCTTGGCACTTAGCCGAAGTTGTTGTCCGCCAAATCTACGAAAATGGTCTGCAATTTCGTACGCCGGAGGCCATTACGGCCAAGGGTACCTTTCGTGCCTGCATGTATTTGCGACCCATGGCCATCTGGGCACTGGCGCTTGTGAGTCGGGGATCACGATTAAACTAA